Part of the Novipirellula artificiosorum genome, GGCAGCAGCCATTAATGGCAACACTGTCGCCAACTTTCACACCTTCAGCCACTCGACCTGCGTCGATGGCGAATCGCTTCCCCGGCGGCTCATCACGGATCTCCGACAATTGGCCCATCGCTTCGATAAGTCCGGTAAACATGGCTCATCACTAACAGTTAAAGGAAAACAGGTGTTTGAGACGAAGGAAAACGCTCGCCGCCGTCCATGACGGGTAGCGGCAATGCAGCTCATTGGACAAAATGCCGGCGGTTTGCACAACGCAGTGGTCAGAAAAACCGACTCGCGGCTTGGCTGCCCGGACATTTCGTCACGATCCCAACACACTTTCTGTTCCCACTTTACGAGGCCTCTCAATGACTTTAATCGAAGCAATTCACGCACGCCAAATCCTCGACAGCCGCGGCAATCCTACCGTCGAATGCGAAGTGCTGCTCAGCGATGGAGCACACGGACGAGCAGCCGTCCCCAGCGGTGCCAGCACCGGCGTTCACGAAGCCTGGGAACTGCGAGATGGCGATAAATCCAAGTTCCTGGGTAAGGGCGTGATGACGGCCGTCGACAACGTCAACAACAAGATCGCCGATGCGTTGGCCGGCATGGACGCGACCGACCAAGCCGCCGTCGATGCCGCGATGCTCGAACTCGACGGATCTCCCAATAAAAAGAACCTGGGTGCCAACGCCATCCTCGGTGTCTCGCTTGCCACCGCACACGCCGCGGCCGCCTCTACCGGACAACCCCTGTATCGCTACCTCGGTGGTGTCGGTGCTCGATTGCTGCCCGCCCCGATGATGAACATCATCAATGGTGGCGAACACGCGGACAACGATGTCGACGTCCAAGAGTTCATGGTCATGCCGCTCGGTGTCGATTGCTTCAGCGACGCACTTCGTTGTGGTGCAGAAATCTTCCACAACCTCAAGAAGGTCCTTTCCGACAAAGGCTACAACACGGCCGTCGGTGACGAAGGCGGTTTCGCACCCGATCTGAAAAGCAACCAAGAAGCGCTTGACGTGATCATGCAAGCGATTGAAAAAGCCGGCTACAAAGCGGGCGAACAAGTTTGGATCGCCTTGGATCCCGCGTCGACCGAGTTCTATGACTCCAAGACCAAGAAGTACAAGATCGATGGCAAAGAAATCAGTGGCGACGAAATGGTCGACTTCTGGGCCGATTGGTGTAGCAAGTATCCGATCTGCAGCATCGAAGACGGTTGTGCCGAAGACGATTGGGACACCTGGAAGAAGCTGACAGACAAGCTTGGCGACAAGATCCAACTCGTTGGCGACGACCTGTTCGTGACCAACGTCGAACGCTTGCAACGTGGTATCGACGAAGGGATCGGGAACAGCATTCTGATCAAGGTCAACCAAATTGGAACGTTGACCGAAACGATCGACTCGATCCAATTGGCGAACCGCAATGGCTACACGGCTGTGACCAGCCACCGCAGCGGTGAAACCGAAGACTCGACGATCGCCGACTTGGCGGTTGCTCTTTCGACCGGCCAAATCAAGACCGGTTCGGCAAGCCGCAGCGACCGGATGGCCAAGTACAACCAATTGCTACGGATCGAAGAGATGCTTGGCGACGCTGCACTTTACGGCGGTCCCGTCCTCGCCAAGAAACTGCTGGCAAAGAGCTAGTTCCCTCTGCAACGGGTTGAACCATTCGCCGGCAATGCCCGGCGGATGCAAGATTGAAAAACAAAGCCATACGCATCCTCGTGCGTATGGCTTTTTCGTTTTCGTGCTTTCAAGTTTGTCTCTTCCGGCGGATCATCCCGTGATCAGATTCAGCAAGTCACCGATCGTTCGGTGCCAATTTATGGTCGACTCGGATGGTTTGGATGATCTGATCCAAATCCGGAGAGCCAGCGGCAAGTTGGTGCGAACGAATCCATTGCTCCTCGGTCGCCGAGGGGCCGCAATCGGGCAACGGGATCAAGTTTTCGTTGTCCGCTTCCGATTCACAGGTGATCGCCGTGATTCGAGGAATCGGGGCATGATCGGGACTGGCCACCAAGCGGATCTTCTCGATCCGGTCCCCTCGAGGGGCGACCACCAAATAGGGCTGGTAAGGGTCAGCCGACGGATGCAGATACGACGCCTTTGAGGAACTGAGGCGTTTGTAGCGCCCATCCAGCGTGAAACCGATGATCAGGGGAAAGACGTCGGGTGAACCGGTCGCGTAATGGACTTCGATGGCACCGCAGGACTGCAGCGGTTGTCCACCGCTCACGGTACCGCCAAGGAAAAAGAGTCGTCGAGCGCTGAAGCCACATGGTAATTCGATTTGCCCGCTGTTTGGAATCAGCGTGAATGTCGAGACGCTCCGTTTGAACGGTACACCGGGCGCAATGGTTTCATAACGAACGTCCACGGACCGTTCGGGTCGCTCCCAACCATCCGGCATACCTTGACGAAAGTCGATCGTCAGTGACGAGCCGGCATCAATCTTCCCAATCCCCATCCACCCATAGGCACTACCGCTGTTACCGTCATGGATTTCGATTCGCACCTCTTTGCCTTGATGCGGACGGACGTTCCACGATCGCTGCTGCATGCCGTCATGACCCGGTGCAGCCGTTTGCATCAGCATTTCGCCTTTACGAGCATCGACCAGAGCGATGTAGTTTTTCCCCTCTCCGCCCCCCGCGCCGTCGTGGCCACAGATCGTGAAGGAGATTTCATCGTCGGCGATCACAAACGGAGGCGAGGAGGCGACCCCGGTACCCGCTTCCCCTTGCCCTAACGACGAGAAGTAGGGTTCGATCGCACGGTTTGCTCCATCCCGATCAAGCAGGGCCCAGGTGGTGCCCGCAGTCGTGGGAGGACTTTTCAGGGCCTGGTATTTCTTCGAAATGGACGTGGGCTCTTCGGTGAAGCCTGCGCCAGTAAACAGAATGCAGAGCAGAACCATTGCTCGTGAAGTACAGGGAATCATCGCTACTATCCTACCTTCCAATATCGTGTGAATGCTTGTTGAGGGTGCGACGCCTCGTCTCGTAGCCAACCCGTGTAAAGCATCGTGCAAAAAACAACGCTCAAATTTCCAATGCTGAGCGGTATTGGGCGCTAGCCGCCGGATGATTCGTTGGAGTGCTAGGCTTTAGCCGATTGCGTGCTGGATCCGTGCTGAATCGGCTAAAGCCTACGACTCCAACGTGCGCAGTTTATTTTTGACTCAATCGATGTATGCTGATTGTATACAAAGGGTTACGGGGAATAGGTTTGGACGGGCTCGCCGCGAGAAACCTCAGGTTTCGTCCAGTCGCAAGCTAGCCTATCTACACGGTATTGCTAGCCCGGTAGGTGATTGATCCTGAAAGGATCGCAGAAGGTAGCCGGGGGTCGCTGCGAGAGCAGCGCACCCCCGGTATTGAACGAACAACTCGGACCGACCCTGGAAGGGTCGAAGATCACGGATTCCCGCGACCCTCTCAGGGTCGGTTTAGAAATCCGCATATCGATCCGGTGGTATCGCTGGCGCTCAACCACCGGCTAACTTCTGCGATCCTTTCAGGATCAAAACAGGATGGAACTAACGATTCCTAACGCTAGCCGCCGGGTTTAGGCTAGAAAACTCTATTCGCATTTAACGGTGGCTAACGCCATTCCGCTCACCTATTGTCCGACCGTCACTAACTGGATAGCGCCGCTCAGTCCGAGATTGATCTGGCAAATGACGGTAAATCGCCCACAAAGTGGCGCTGTCCAGCTACGCGAGATCGGGAAGTTCCCATCCTTGACGTCGCGGTCGATCCAAGTACGCATTCGCTTCTTCGTCCCCGGGAAATTGCTCTTCGTTTGGATCCCAACGAAGCTTGCGGCCCACTTGCCGAGCAATGTTGACCAAGTGACAAACGCTGATCGATCGGTGACCGATTTCGACGTCGGCGTTAGGCGTTTTGCGCGTGCGGATGCAATCGAGCCAGTTCTGGATATGGGGTCGGGCAACCCAACCCGCTCCTTCCCAGGAGAGCGCCTCTTCGAGGGCCGGTGGATTGCGAACGAAATCAGGCGGATTGGTGGTGAACTTGTTGCGGTTGATCTCAATCTTTGCATCACTGCCAGTGAAGATGCCGCCTCCCATCGGTCCCTTGTCGAGTTCGTAATCGACTTGAATGCCATCGGCATAGCGCATCGACACCTTGCCGTTGGGTCCCGGCGTCACGGGCCAGATTTCTTCAGGCCCTGTCAGACTCTTGCCCAACGCCCATTGAATTTGGTCAACTCCGTGTGCGCCCCAATTGGTCATTTCGCCACCCGAATAGGCTCGCCATCCCATCCATCCAAACTGCAACGCATGATTAAACGGTCTCGCCTCGGTTTGTGCTTGCCAAACGTCCCAGTTATCACCCTCGGGGATTGGCTGCTCCGGCAGCCCCTGATAGTCTCGCGGCCCCGTATAGCAAATCCCCTGAACTCGCTTGATTTTGCCGATCCCGCCTGACCGAACCAACTCACAGGCAAATCGATTCAACTCCATCGTTCGCTGTTGCGAGCCCACTTGGAAAACGCGGTTGTACTTCCGTACTGCGTTGACCAAAACGCGGCCCTCATGGATCGTCAACGTCAAAGGTTTTTCGGCATAGATGTCCAACTCTGCCTGGCAGGCATGGATGCAAGGCAGTACGCGTGCGTGGTCGGGAGTCGCCACCACGACGGCATCCAGGTTCTCCGATTCAAACATCTGCTCGTGGGAGGAGTAGGTCTTCCAGTTCTGTTGTTTTTCCTTCAGCGTATCGATCATGCGCTGCTGGTAGACGTCACAGATCGACACGATACGACCGTCCGCGGGGACGTGATCCATCAATTGGCGAGCTCGCCCGCCGGTACCAACAAAACCGATGATCACGCGATCATTGGCCCCGGGTCTACCCGCTGCAGCCAAGACACCCTGAGGAATGAAGTAGGGCAAAGCAATGGCACTCGCAGCAGCGCTGCGTTTCAAGAAACGACGCCGAGAGGACTGAGGTGAACGAGGCATGTTGTCGGAGCTCGGGGTGGGTGGGAAGACTCGCTGCGGAGAGGGAAGCCGATCGGAGGAATTGGGGGAAATCAATCCGCCACTATACCATGCCGCGATCCGGGCAGTGCAGCGGCCCCAGCCCAACGGTATCGATTCACTCTGAGCAAGAGTCACCACGGGATCGCGACAAAAAAGGCATTGGTATCGGCACCCTACCACTCAGGCTCCCTTCTCCACCCGATTTTTCGGGGGGAGAAGGGCTGGGGATGAGGGGGGCGATCATGCAGAAATGTCACAAGGCGCAGAGCCGACTTGTACACTCGCGTTGCCGCTCCCTACGCGGGCGTGCGCGTGGCGAGCAGATCCAGTCGATTCGGGCACCGTCTCAACACACCATGCCGCCGTCTTCAGCAGCCCAGCCCCCCCCAGCCCAATACCTTGGGCGAACGACAACTGCAAGCGATAACGCGTTTGGTTTCCGCAACGAAGTCGATGCTGCCAGCATCGGAAAGCATGATCCAAACCATCGATCGTCTTAAACGCGTGAAAATTTTGCACACCAGGATTTCGGCAGATGAGCATTCGCTTCACACCTGCTACCGAGAAAAAACGAATCACAGTATCCAGAAATGCCATAACTCCTTTCGGTATATCGACTTGGAAGTGTTTTGCGAGATTCGTAGCTGTGCACGCCATGTTTGGCACTCAACGTGCAAATACGAAATGCTCATCAGCGTTCGCTCTGGCTGCAAATGTCTGGAAGCGGCAAGTCCCCATAACAACCTTTTAGGAGAAGTTCAGTGAACAGTCAGTTTTCAATCGGCTTTGTAATCGCGCTAGTGATCGGTCTTGCTGCCGGTGCTTTGTGGCCAAAATATAGCGATTCACTATGGAGCGATTCATCCTCGCTGTCTAACAATGCTCAACAAATCCGTTTCACCGATTCCGGAAGAGGTTACGGAGGACAGGGATTTGACCAAGGTAGAGGCCGGTTCCAATCCGGTTCGGCAGGGCAATGTGCCGGGAATCGAGGTATGGGATCACAGCAAGGGAACCGAGGATGTAGCTCTAGCGGGTGCAGCGATTCCAATCATGCGTCCGCGGGTGGTTGTTCGGGCAATCAAGGATCCGGCCGAGGCCAAGGAAATCACGGAGGTAACAATGGTGGATGTTCAGGAAGTGACCATTCGGGACATGGCCAGCAAGGTGGCGGGTGCAGTGGTGGCTGCGAAGAAGCTCATGGCGGCGCTGGTTCACCTGGAAACGGTCAGGGGCGCGGA contains:
- the eno gene encoding phosphopyruvate hydratase — its product is MTLIEAIHARQILDSRGNPTVECEVLLSDGAHGRAAVPSGASTGVHEAWELRDGDKSKFLGKGVMTAVDNVNNKIADALAGMDATDQAAVDAAMLELDGSPNKKNLGANAILGVSLATAHAAAASTGQPLYRYLGGVGARLLPAPMMNIINGGEHADNDVDVQEFMVMPLGVDCFSDALRCGAEIFHNLKKVLSDKGYNTAVGDEGGFAPDLKSNQEALDVIMQAIEKAGYKAGEQVWIALDPASTEFYDSKTKKYKIDGKEISGDEMVDFWADWCSKYPICSIEDGCAEDDWDTWKKLTDKLGDKIQLVGDDLFVTNVERLQRGIDEGIGNSILIKVNQIGTLTETIDSIQLANRNGYTAVTSHRSGETEDSTIADLAVALSTGQIKTGSASRSDRMAKYNQLLRIEEMLGDAALYGGPVLAKKLLAKS
- a CDS encoding Gfo/Idh/MocA family protein: MPRSPQSSRRRFLKRSAAASAIALPYFIPQGVLAAAGRPGANDRVIIGFVGTGGRARQLMDHVPADGRIVSICDVYQQRMIDTLKEKQQNWKTYSSHEQMFESENLDAVVVATPDHARVLPCIHACQAELDIYAEKPLTLTIHEGRVLVNAVRKYNRVFQVGSQQRTMELNRFACELVRSGGIGKIKRVQGICYTGPRDYQGLPEQPIPEGDNWDVWQAQTEARPFNHALQFGWMGWRAYSGGEMTNWGAHGVDQIQWALGKSLTGPEEIWPVTPGPNGKVSMRYADGIQVDYELDKGPMGGGIFTGSDAKIEINRNKFTTNPPDFVRNPPALEEALSWEGAGWVARPHIQNWLDCIRTRKTPNADVEIGHRSISVCHLVNIARQVGRKLRWDPNEEQFPGDEEANAYLDRPRRQGWELPDLA